CTACCTGCCACAGCATGGTGCGTATGTGCGACTGCATCTGCGGGCTCTGGGTTGCGCTGTCAAGCAGGCTTATGGCGTTTGCCGCACGGACTGACACGCTTCCTGATTTTTCATCCTTGAGCGCCATCAGGACTTCCTTTATCATGTTGCGGATGCTCTTTTGCACGTCGTTGTTTTTTGTAATCGTGTCAAGCGTCTCAACGGCGCGCGCAAGGCGCTCTTGGTTTTCTTTTTCCTTCTGTTCTTTCTTTGATGATGATGAAGATGTCATATCCCGTTCCCACCAGTCGACGAGCGTTCAATAGCCTTGCGGTTGCTTTTGAATGTTTTTATCGTGTCTCAGTATTCAAGGGCTGCCGCCTGCTCGGCCTGCCTTGCAAGCTCCTCGACGTGCCTTGTGCCCTTGTCGGTCAGCGAAAACACCTGCGCGTCGCCGTCATCGATCCCGTCGGGCAGGCTTGACCTGACGTAGCCCTTGGACATCAGGTCCTTGAGCGCCGCATGCAGGAGCATCTCAAAGTATCCCTTGTTGATGTTGTAGTCGTACTCGTGCTCGGCCTTTTGCGGGATGAGCCACATCCTTATCTGGCCAAGCGACGCGCCTTCAGAGCCCCGCGTCAGGTTTGACAGTATTGCTCTGGCGGCAGGCTCGATTTCCATGCCAGCATGTACGCGGCAATCTCATAAATGGCTTTTGCCGCACACGCATTTTTATACCGCAGGCGTGCTCTAGCACGCGTGGCGCAGGCAGCAGAAAAGCTACGGTGCAACATCTGTGACGTGACGGTCGACACGGCAGGGGCAAAGGAGCACTCTGCAAGCAGGGATCACGCGCTGAAAAAGCAAAAGCTGGAAGGCGACCTGAAGGAGATGAGGGCGTCTGGAAAATACGGCCACGACAGTTCCGTTGTCGTGCAGTGGGCCGCAAGCATACAATAATGATGATTATTTTACAATAAGGACCGAGCACCTGGCCCGGTGCAGGACTTTGTGCGACGTGCTACCAAGCACCATCTCCTTCAGCTTGCTGTGCCCCCTGCTGCCCATCGCTATCAGGTCAAAGCCGCCTTTTTCGCAAAATGCTACGATGCCTGCGGCAGGGTCGCCTTCCATGATCGCAGTGCCGATCTTGAACCCGAGCCCTTCTGCGATGGCCTTGCATTCGTCAAGCATCCTTGCAGACTCGCTCCGGTATTTTGCCATCGCGTCGTTGAGCACCTTCTGGGATTCTACGTACACGGTCGGCGGTTTTTCAATGACGTGGAAGGCAGTCACGCTCGCACCGGTCCCCTTGGCAATAGACACGGCCTGCTCGAGGGCTTTTTTTGAATATGTCGAGCCGTCAACCGGCACCAGGATCTTTGAAGGCACTATTTTTCATTTGGCGGCGCGCTATTTTACTCTAGTGGAGGGTCAGGTCCTGCGGGAGCATGAACTGGATGACGAGGCTGACGACGTACAGGACTGCAAGTATGATGCCGATCTTTAGGCCGATCTCTTTTTTGAACATCATGGCGACAGCCGCGAGGGTCATCACTGTTACAAGAATCATCTGGTATTCCAGGAGCGGATTTGCGTCGATGTGGGCAAAGAACCCGCCGTGGTACATGGCTCCAAACACCGCCACTGCAAGCAGGAGCGTGTTGTTCAGTATCTTTGACCCAAGCACGTTTGCGACGGCTATCGAAGCGCCTGCCGCGCCCTTTCTTGCAAGCAGTATCATTGAAATCTTTTCGGGCATCTCGCCTGCTATGGGGCTGATGATGACTGCAAGCACGATGACTGACACCCCGCTGTCGAGGGAGAACCCCTGGAGCGAGTCTATGAACGGCTCTGCGCCGACGAATATGCCTGCGGTGCCGGCGGCAAACGCAAGGGCGGCCTTTGTCATCTGCCTGCCGCTCACGGCGTGCGTCTCTACCGCGACCACCTCGTGGCCCCCTGCAGACGCGTTCCCGTTCTTGACCTTCCTTTTCTCGGCCTTCATCTCCCAGAGCGCCATCACGAGGTATGCGGCAAACATGCCGGCAAAGATGAATCCGTCGATATAGTCATAGCCGTCGAGAAAGAGCGCCGCGCTCACCACCGCAGTCGCAAGCAGGAATATCTTGTCCAGCTTGAACGTCGACACGTCTATGCCCTTGAGCGGCGCCTTTGACAGGCGCGTGGTTGCGACGATTAGCATGATTGCAAGGCCAAGCGTCATCATGAGCAGGTTGCTGCCAAGGCCGGCGCCGATTGCCGTGCCGTACGAGCCGGCCGCGGCCGCATAGACCACGATGGCTATCTCGGGGAGAGTGGTTGCGACGCTCAAGAGGGTGCGCCCGACAAACTTGGCCCCGTACCTCATGGAGAGGTGCTCTGCGCCGTACGACAGGACCCAGCTGGCAAGCGTGAGCTCGCCCAGCCACAGCAGCATCATGAGAAGGTTATTCTCTTCGGCCAACGAACAGTTTTCCTAATGAAAGACGCAATATAAATTACAGAGCGGTTTTCGCCGTTGCAAAGGTAAAGACGTACGGCGTGTCGTGCGCCTGCTCGGCGGTCCAGTGCGTCGGAAGGGTCACGACCTCGGCTACTTCCAGCCCATAGTCGCCTATCACCTTGCCCCACCCCCATTTTGAAAGGTCCCTTGCGTACTTGCGAAGCGAGTGGCTTCCCATGAACGCAAATCCCGCCGCCTGTTTGAGCTCCGGCACGGCAAGTATCCTTGCAATCGCGCTGTTTGCAAGCATCTCGCCCATCTCTGGGAGGCCGGAGATAAAGAACACCGGCCGGACGAGGCCGAGCGAATGGTAGTCAAATTTCGTCGCGTCGGCGCCCCTTGCGCAGAATTCCACGCCAGTCGCGGAGGCGATCTGCTCCTGCAGCATCACGAGGTTTTCATCTATCTCTATCCCGTGAGCCCCAAGCCCGGCAATCTTGGCACAGTAGGCGATCCTGCCGTCGCCGGAGCCAATGTCCACCACCTGCCCAAAGCCAAGCCTCCTTGAGGCAAGGGCAAGCGCGTACGCCGACAGTATCCACGTCGGGTAGAACGGCTGGTAGCCCGAGTCGTGCTTGATGCTTCCAAGCCAGTACTCGTTGATGTCGCCCTCGTACACCCTGCACGGGACGCCGAGGAATTGCGAGTCGTGCCACTTGTAGTATATCGGGTTGTTTCGTGCAAAATCATGAAGGGCGGCAAGCGCGCCTTGCTCAATAGGCAAGAATCCCGAGGTCTCAAGCGGTATCGCCTCGTGCATGGGGCTTGTGCCCTTGAAGTTCCTGGCAAAATCGGCCTTGAGCCTCACTATGCCTTCTGCAAGCGCGTCGTTGTTTGCCATCATGATCAGTACACAGACTCCGCGCTGGGCCGCAGGCCGCGCTTGAAGCTCCTGTGGCCGCATTCTCTGCACCTGTAGAGCCGCCGGCGCTTGTAGGTGTATATCGCGTCCGGCTCCTCGATGACCTCGTGTGCCGTGCGGTTCATGCACCGGTCGCAAAAGCGACGCTCTTCCTGCTGCACGCACACAGTTGCGCCCTGCTGTAATTTTAATACATACGCATGTAGGTGCGTGCGTGTGCGTGCTAACGGCACATATACAAGATTTTATGCCAAAAAATAGAGACCTGGAAACGAAATAAAAAGGAAAGAGAAAGAAAGAGAGAGTGATGGGTTGTTGCTACTTTACCTCTTCCTTGGCCTTGTTGATACCGGCCTTGGCGGCGTCGCCGGCCTTTTGTCCCGTTTCTGCAGCCTTTTCTGTCGCCTCTTTTCCCATGTCAGCGGCCTTGTCCATTCCCTTGTTGACCGCCTCCGCGGCCTTGTCCGCACCCTCTTTGATCTTTTTCTCTGTCTCTTTCTTGGCATCCTCGATAAAACTCATCACACAATATGCGGATGCGCATTATTTTAGAAAGCAGCCCACGAACAATCCAAGACGAGGTTAGTATGTGAGAATTTCCGCGAGAGATTTGCCGTTTATCGCCATTACGAATCGTTGCCGAGCTATCCAGATTTTTACTGATATCTTTCATATAGCATACGGGTGGGGTGGGTGTCCCATGACCAGAAACAAGCCGGCGATGTCATGAACAATTGCTGCGCAGGTCTTGTACCCCGTCCATAGATCATGCGGCAAATCGGAATTTCGCGGCAGCTCTATATTGAAATTTTAATATGGGCATTTGGAAAAAACAAGGAAAAGAAGAATAAGATGGCGACGGTATACACGGAGCTTTTCCAGAAGGAATGCGAGAACAGGTTTGGAATAACCCGCGACCTTGTACGCGACGCCATTTTGCACCCGGACAAGGAGCAGCGCCTCGCGTCGCAGGGGCTGACCCTGATCCTGTACAGCAAAAAGATCCCCGGCTCTGAAGACTACCTCGTCGTCAGCACGCACGTGCAGGGCCAGGACCTCATGGTCGACCTTGCCTTCCGGCTGAAAAAAGGTCTGGTCGATGAGGCGAAAACCACGCTCCCCTTCCCGCTCTTGCAGGCCCTTGCGCTCCAGTTCGGCCTGCCAGTCAAGATAGGAGACAGGGAGGGCAAGTTTGTCTACAACGAGATAATACCGACGACAAGCCGCGACATCAAAAAAGTGCTCCGCATAAGCAACCCCGACGGCAGGCCGCTCGTCTCGTCCATGTGGGTGCGGATGCTACAGAACAACATGGGCTTTCTTGCCCAGTGCGCGCTCGTCTTTTGCATCGACTCGCAGGCCTATACCTCGTGGCTTGAAGAGAAGAAGCAACAATAGAGAAAACAGGTAAGATAATTACAACACTGCGCTAACTGTACAGGTTATGTACGAGTTGCAGGTAATACCAGAATAAATCCTAAAACCAAAGTTATTCGAAGACGACACGGTAAAAACTGCTTTGGTCGAATCCAGCAATTCAAAGGAAGAGAGAAAACGCAAGAGAAGAGCCGCATGGGCCTACATAGTCGGGCTGTTTGCAGTCGTCTTTATGTGGCGGTCGATCTGGGATTGGTCGGAGATGTACTTCTCGTCTATGGGAAGTTTTATCGTGGGCCTGGCCCTGGTAGGCATCGTCGCAGTGTTGCAGAGAGACCACGTCAAGGACCTGTTCTGACAGGTTTTTCATACACACACAAGCGCCAAAGAGAGAGAGTCTTGTTATCAGAAGGTTTGAAAAAAATAATGACAGCGTGGCTTGATAACTCTGGAAATCCCGACCCCGGCTCAATAGGCCTTCCGTACGGAGAATTCACGGCCACGACAGCAGCCGCCGGCAAGAGCTCTTTTGCCTGCCCAAGCTGCGAATGAAGTACCTTTTTATACTACCATTGACGAATGCATTGCGTGCGTGAAGCCGAGCTACTGCAGATGCACTGGGACATTGTCAAGCTTCTGTCGCTTGGCGTCGACGAAAAGTTCCTTCAGGAATCCAATATCACGCCCGAGCAGGCAAGAGACCTAGTAAAGGGGCTCCTGTATCTCCGCGAAAGGTATGCCGACAGAATAATCAACCAATAGTAGTCAATTTTTAATTTTCAAGAAAAAAGTAAGAAAAGAAAGAGATCTTACTTGCGCATTTTTTGCGCAAGCAGTTCCGGCACTTCTCCGGGGCGCTTTGCCACAGGCACGCCTGCCTTGGCGTAGTTTGACACCTTGGAGTCGGCAGAGCCATAATTCCCGTAGACGATTGCGCCTGCGTGGCCCATCCTCTTTTCCTTCGGCGCGGCCCTTCCTGCAATGTATGCCACGACCGGCTTGGAAAATGACGTCTTGATAATATACTCGGCAAGCTGCTCCTCTGCGTCCCCGCCTATCTCGCCGACCACCACCACAGAGTCAACGTCCTGCCTGTCGCGTATCAGATCAAACGCCTCTATCAGGTTGGTGCCGTTGATTGGATCGCCCCCGATGCCAAGCGCAAGCCTCTGCCCAAAGCCCCTGTTTGTCAGGTTGAAGGAGCACTCGTACATCAGCGTGCCGCTCCTTGAAAACACGACGGTGTTGCCCGCCTTGAACGGCTGCGCAGGCATGATGCCCACCTTCATCACCTCCGGCACGATGACGCCGGGGGTGTTCGGGCCCACCATCCTTGCGCCCTTGCTCCGGGCGTATTCGAGAACCTTTATCGAGTCGCGCACCGGGACGTGTTCGGGTATTGCGACGAGCAGCTTCACGCCTGCGTCAAGCGCCTCAATGGCGGCTCCAAGGAAGAACTGCGCCGGGACGAAGATGCCGGAGATCTTGGCGCCCGTTGCCTTGACCGCGTCGGCCATGTTGCTGTAGATGGGTATGCCCTCAAACGTCTGGCCGCCCTTGCCCGGAGTGACGCCTGCCGCCACGTTGGTGCCGTACGCCTTCATGAGGCGCGTGTGCGTTGAGCCGTAGCTTCCAGTAATCCCTTGGATCACGACCGGCTTTTTGCCATAGTCGCTGTCGCCCTTTTCGCCGACGAGTATGTCAAAGATGTTGAATTTCTTCTTATTTTCTTCCATGACTGTCATTAACCATGATCACCTACTAGTTTCCCTTGCCCACCGCCGCTACTGCGGCCTGTATGGCTTCTTCGACCGTCGGATAGAGTTTTGCCTTGCTCCCGTTGAGCATCTGCCTTGCCTTTTCCGACTCGGCCCCGGAGATCCTTGCAAACACCGGCACGGCGATGATGTTGTTCTTGTACGCGTCGAGTATTGCCTGCGCCACAAGGTCGGTCCTGACAATACCTCCAAAGAGGTTGACAAGGATCGCCTGCACTCGCTTTATCTTGCTGATGACCGTGAGCGCCTCGTAGATCGTCTCGGTGGTGGCGCGGCCTCCAAAGTCAAGGAAGGTGCCTGCCTTTCCGCCCGCGTCAGAGACAAGGTCCAGGGTCGACATGACCAGGCCCGCGCCGTTTCCAATGATTGCGACGTTGCCGTCAAGTTCCACGAGCGAAAAGCCATTCTCCTCCGCCTGCTTTTCAAGCTCGGAGACATGCTCGTACTTCTTTAATTCAGGGTGGCGGAACATGGCGTTGTCGTCGATTATCACCTTGGCGTCGAGCGCAAGCATCGAGCCGTCGCCAAGTATTGCGACCGGGTTTATCTCGGCAAGCTCGGCCTCTTTTTCGCCGGCCATCTTTGACAGTTTCGTTGCAAGGTCGACAAACGCGACTGCGGCGTTGCCTGCCAGTCCCAGCCTGCCGGCCGTGTCCTCTGCCACCTGCGGGCTGATGCCCTCTATCGGGACGTCGACTACGACCTTGTTGCCGGTGCTTTCGATCTCGACCCCGCCCTCTGCGGATGCGATGAGCGAGTAGCAGCGCTTGCTCCTGTTCAGGAACAGTGATAGATACAGTTCTTTCTTGATGTCGGCCATCTCTTCAAGAAGTATCCCGCGTGGAAGCTCGCCCTTGACCTCCTTGTGCACAAGCTCTGAGAATTTCGGCTCCAGCTCGGCCTCCGTCCTGCACTTGAGGATGGCGCCGGCCTTGCCCCTGCCCCCCACCGTAAGTTGCGACTTTAGCACAAACGGATAGCCGAGTTTCTTTGCCCCCTCCTTGGCCTCGCTCAAGCTGTTTGCCAAGTGCGAACGGGGTATCCTTATCCCGTATTGATCAAACAGCTCCTTGCCCTGATATTCCAGTAACCGCATAGATAATGAGGTCAGCGATTTCCGTTATTTATAATTCTACTTTGCACTTGATGTTGCAGAATAAACACCAAAGGCAACTGTCTGCATTGTTGTGAAGATCTATTTTGCCAGCTTTGCCCCGGGTCTTTGCACAATCCTGCTTATCGCAAGGTAGGCAAGCGAGGCGGCTGCAAGGCTTGGGATGGTGGCGCCTATTGCAGGCATCGACGGCACGTACAGGGGCGAAAGGGGCGACATGACAAAGTTGAGCAGCGCGCCAAGCGCCCACGCAGCTATTGCGGGCCAGGCGACACCTTTTTTGTTGCCAAACATCATGCCCTCGGTGTATTTCTGGCGTTTGACAAGATAATAGTCGGTCAGCACCACGCCAAAGAGCGGCACGAATATTGCGCCTATCAGGAGCAGGAACGTTTCATAGTCCTGTATCGTGACGACCATTGCAAGTATGGTAGAGAACGCGGCAAACCCGATTATCAGGTGCTTTTGCGACAGGTGCGGAAAGATGTTCTGCACCGACACGGCGGCAGAGTACAGGTCGGCAAACGCGTTGTCTGCCTCGTCGACGAGCAGCAAGAGCATCAAAAACCCAAAGAATATCGCCTGCATGGCCACTATTATCGCAAGCACGTCAAACGTGCCAAGGAGCACGCCCCCAAAGTAGAACATCATGTTTGTGAGCGCAAAGCCGGCAAGCGTGGCCCAGAACGCGGTCCTGCTCTTTTTCGCAAACCGGTTGTAGTCTGCGACAAGGGGCATCCACGATATGGGCATCGCTATCACGAGGTCAAGCGCGGTGAAAAAAGACATGCCCTTGCCCGGCGACGTGATGATGTCCTGCGCGCCAGGCGACATCAAAAGGGTTGCTATGATTATGGCAGACGTGCCGTAGGCTATCCACACGGCAAACTTGCCAAGCCACTGCCGCGCCACGGCAAGCGGGCCGGCGATTCCAAGCAGCGCAACCACCGTCCCGAATATGGCGGCAAGCACAGGGTACGGGATTGTGTTGCCGGAAAGGAGCGCTGCTGCGCGCGCCATTATCATTATCTCAAACGTGGTCCAGCCCACAAGCTGCATCACGTTGAGGACAGCCGGCAGGTACGAGCCTCGTATGCCAAAGGCAGGGCGCATGCTCACAAGCGACGTCACTCCGTGGTCGCTTCCGATCTTGCCGGCAAGCGCAAGCAGCATAGACCCGCCGGCAGAGCCGACGACTATGGCAAGCGTCGCGTCAAGAAAGCTTGCCTCTGACAGGAACGAGCCGGCGGAAAGCACGAGCAGGCCGACCCCAAGGCTGGACCAGAGGATGAAATAGTCAGGGCCGCCTAGCTTGCGGCCTTTTTCTGGCACAGGGGTTATGCCCCACTCCGGCGCCCTGATTATCGCCATGTAAATGGGTGCGTGCGGCCGGAATTAAATGCTATTGCATGCTGCTTGGCGTGCTTGCGGCAGCAGCAGCAGGAGCCGATTCTTCTTCATCTGCCCGGGGCTTTCTCTGCTGCGGGAGCATTATGTACACGCACGCCGAGCCGCACATCGTGCACGGTACGTTGTTGCCTTCATGCTGCCCTCCGCGATAGTGTATGCGCTCTGCCTCCTCCGGGTTTATCGAAAGCGCGATCTGCTTTTCCCAGTTGAGCGTGCGCCTTGCCTCCGTTATTGCGGCGTCCCATTTTATAGCCCGCTCCCTTATCTTGACAAGGTCGCCGGCGTGCGCAGCTATCCTGTAGGCTATCAGGCCCTCTTTTACCTCCTCTGCCGTGGGCAGGCCGAGGTGCTCTGCTGGCGTAAGGTAGCACAAAAGGTCGACCCCTTCCGCCGCGGAAACAGCGGCGCCTATCGCGCTTGCGATGTGGTCATAGCCGGCAGCAATATCAGTCACGAGCGGACCCAGGACGTAGTACGGGATGTCGCCTATGAGCGACTTGGCAAGCCTGACGTTTGCGGCCACCTCGTTCAGGGGCACGTGGCCGGGGCCTTCGATCATGACCTGCACGTCCTTGGCGTGCGCCCTCTTGGCAAGCCTTGCCACGTTTATCATCTCTGCCACCTGGAGTTCGTCGTGCGCGTCAAGTATCGAGCCGGGCCGGAGCGCGTCGCCGAGGCTGAACGTGACATCGTACTTTCTCGCTATCTCGCAGAGGTAGTCAAAGTGCTGGAAGTAGGGGTTTTCCTTTTCGTACTTCAGCATCCACGCGGCGGTTATCGTTCCGCCCTTTGAGACGATGCCTCCGTGCCTCTGCACTTCAATGACGCGCTTGGCAAGCTCGTTTGTGATGCCAGAGTGGATGGTGGTATAGTCCACGCCGTCCCGGGCGTTCTTTTCAAAGGCGTCAAGAAAGTCGTCCTCGGTTATGTTGAGCGGGTTCTTGAATTTCTCCACTCCATGCCAGTACGCCTGGTACACGGGGACGGTGCCAAAGGTTATTGGCGCGGCTTCAAGGAGCGTCTTTCTTATCAGGTTCAGGTCGCCCCCGTCAGAGAGGTCCATTATTGTGTCTGCGCCGTGCTTGACTGCGACCTTGGCCTTGGACACCTCTTCGTCAAGGTCCTGGTGCAGCGTGGAGGTGCCGATGTTGACGTTCACCTTTGTCTTTAGGCCGCGGCCTATCCCGGCCACCTTGATCTTTTGCGGCCTTGCGTTGTTCTTTGGTATGATTATCGAGCCGCTTGCAACGCCTCTGACTATGAAATCAAGACTGACGCCCTCGTCCTGCGCCACCTGCTTCATCTCCTCGGTCGGAACGCCGCGCCGGGCACTGTTCATCTGTGTAGGCATATTGTTAGAATCAGAAAAAATACACACAGTGACAGGATATAAAGAATGTTCTACTTTTGGGAAGGCCGAGTTTGTCTAAACAAAATTTAGCTTGCTGCTCTAAACTAGCTTGCTACGTGGATTAACAGAAATCCCTGAAAATACGGCACATACATGCAGGCGACAGCAACAACAGTAGAGGAGCAGCAGCAAGAGCGGACGGTGTTTTGCGAGACCCACAGCAAGAAATGCAGGTTTGCGCCGCCAGGGGCAAAGTGCGCCTGCTGCGGCAAGCGCGTCTGCCTGTGCAATTACGTGCTGTGAGATAAAATATGCCGAACAAGTTTTGATGCCAGTTGCCTCTAGCGGAACGGTCGGCCGGCGACAGTTTTTCTATGCTCTGGTCAGAAATTTACGCATCGGGGCAATACAGGACATTTATTCGGCGGCAAAGACGCCCACGCCTGGCCGCCGTCAAGGCTTCCGGCGATTGCCCCCAATGCAAGCGTCACGCACACCGAAATTGCCATTGTTGTCATCCGTGGATGTTCTGTCACAAGGCTTGCGGTTTTTCGTGCAATCCGCGGGAACATGCGTATGGCTTAGGCAATCGTCCGCTATTTAAGTAGGCAAGTAGTTTTGCACAAGTAGATCATTAGATTCAAAACAGGCGCCGCTTTTGGACAGCTTGGGTAGAGTAGTAGTGCGCTTAATAGCGCGTAGGAGCATATTGATAATCAGGGAATGGCTACGGACCTAAAGAGCATCCCTCCAGAAAAGAAAGAAGTGGTGAGAAATCTGTATGTTTCAGGGATTCCTGAGGAATTTATTGCGATGCAACTTGATTTAGAAATCCCGCTTGTCATCGCCATCCTCAAGGAACTCGGGATCTACAGGCACGCAAACGAACCATGACCTTCCCGGCCGGGAAAAACTGGATATCGTTTATTTCGACGATCCCCCGGTCGTGTCACTCTTCTGCCCAATCCAGCGTTTCGTTGCTAATTGCAAATTTTCCGCCATTTCAGTAGCAAGAATCCGGACTGGCCGATAGATAGACTGAATAAGTCTTCCCTGTTATTTTGGCATGAATTGATGAAGGTAGCGCTTTCCATCGCAGGGAGCGACTCTGGCGCAGGCGCCGGCATACAGGCCGACCTAAAGACGTTCTCGGCACTTGGCGTCTATGGCTGCACGGCGATAACCGCGCTGACCGCGCAGAACACAAAAAAAGTAGCAGAGATACACGAAGTCCCGGCAGGAATCGTCGAGGCGCAGGTAACGTCAATCATGACAGACCTGCCGCCTGCCGCAATCAAGGTAGGCATGGTCTACAGCCGGGAGATAATAGGTGCCATTACAAAATCGCTAAAGCACGCAAGGGCGCCCATCGTGCTTGACCCGATACTTGCCGCAGGGACAGGCGCAAAACTGCTGAGAGACGACGCGCTCGACCTGTTTGTTTCAAGGTTAATCCCTCTTGCGACCCTTGTCACGCCAAACAGGATGGAGGCCGAAAAGCTGTCCGGCGTAAGGATAAGGAGCGAAGGCGACGGCGTCGAGGCTGCAAAAAAGCTGAGGGCGCTTGGAGCAAAAAACGTCATTGTC
The sequence above is drawn from the Nitrososphaera viennensis EN76 genome and encodes:
- a CDS encoding universal stress protein, whose translation is MPSKILVPVDGSTYSKKALEQAVSIAKGTGASVTAFHVIEKPPTVYVESQKVLNDAMAKYRSESARMLDECKAIAEGLGFKIGTAIMEGDPAAGIVAFCEKGGFDLIAMGSRGHSKLKEMVLGSTSHKVLHRARCSVLIVK
- a CDS encoding purine-cytosine permease family protein, whose translation is MAIIRAPEWGITPVPEKGRKLGGPDYFILWSSLGVGLLVLSAGSFLSEASFLDATLAIVVGSAGGSMLLALAGKIGSDHGVTSLVSMRPAFGIRGSYLPAVLNVMQLVGWTTFEIMIMARAAALLSGNTIPYPVLAAIFGTVVALLGIAGPLAVARQWLGKFAVWIAYGTSAIIIATLLMSPGAQDIITSPGKGMSFFTALDLVIAMPISWMPLVADYNRFAKKSRTAFWATLAGFALTNMMFYFGGVLLGTFDVLAIIVAMQAIFFGFLMLLLLVDEADNAFADLYSAAVSVQNIFPHLSQKHLIIGFAAFSTILAMVVTIQDYETFLLLIGAIFVPLFGVVLTDYYLVKRQKYTEGMMFGNKKGVAWPAIAAWALGALLNFVMSPLSPLYVPSMPAIGATIPSLAAASLAYLAISRIVQRPGAKLAK
- a CDS encoding sodium:calcium antiporter — its product is MAEENNLLMMLLWLGELTLASWVLSYGAEHLSMRYGAKFVGRTLLSVATTLPEIAIVVYAAAAGSYGTAIGAGLGSNLLMMTLGLAIMLIVATTRLSKAPLKGIDVSTFKLDKIFLLATAVVSAALFLDGYDYIDGFIFAGMFAAYLVMALWEMKAEKRKVKNGNASAGGHEVVAVETHAVSGRQMTKAALAFAAGTAGIFVGAEPFIDSLQGFSLDSGVSVIVLAVIISPIAGEMPEKISMILLARKGAAGASIAVANVLGSKILNNTLLLAVAVFGAMYHGGFFAHIDANPLLEYQMILVTVMTLAAVAMMFKKEIGLKIGIILAVLYVVSLVIQFMLPQDLTLH
- a CDS encoding UPF0147 family protein; this encodes MTSSSSSKKEQKEKENQERLARAVETLDTITKNNDVQKSIRNMIKEVLMALKDEKSGSVSVRAANAISLLDSATQSPQMQSHIRTMLWQVVSTLESIRE
- the sucD gene encoding succinate--CoA ligase subunit alpha, with the translated sequence MEENKKKFNIFDILVGEKGDSDYGKKPVVIQGITGSYGSTHTRLMKAYGTNVAAGVTPGKGGQTFEGIPIYSNMADAVKATGAKISGIFVPAQFFLGAAIEALDAGVKLLVAIPEHVPVRDSIKVLEYARSKGARMVGPNTPGVIVPEVMKVGIMPAQPFKAGNTVVFSRSGTLMYECSFNLTNRGFGQRLALGIGGDPINGTNLIEAFDLIRDRQDVDSVVVVGEIGGDAEEQLAEYIIKTSFSKPVVAYIAGRAAPKEKRMGHAGAIVYGNYGSADSKVSNYAKAGVPVAKRPGEVPELLAQKMRK
- a CDS encoding class I SAM-dependent methyltransferase, which codes for MMANNDALAEGIVRLKADFARNFKGTSPMHEAIPLETSGFLPIEQGALAALHDFARNNPIYYKWHDSQFLGVPCRVYEGDINEYWLGSIKHDSGYQPFYPTWILSAYALALASRRLGFGQVVDIGSGDGRIAYCAKIAGLGAHGIEIDENLVMLQEQIASATGVEFCARGADATKFDYHSLGLVRPVFFISGLPEMGEMLANSAIARILAVPELKQAAGFAFMGSHSLRKYARDLSKWGWGKVIGDYGLEVAEVVTLPTHWTAEQAHDTPYVFTFATAKTAL
- the thiC gene encoding phosphomethylpyrimidine synthase ThiC, coding for MPTQMNSARRGVPTEEMKQVAQDEGVSLDFIVRGVASGSIIIPKNNARPQKIKVAGIGRGLKTKVNVNIGTSTLHQDLDEEVSKAKVAVKHGADTIMDLSDGGDLNLIRKTLLEAAPITFGTVPVYQAYWHGVEKFKNPLNITEDDFLDAFEKNARDGVDYTTIHSGITNELAKRVIEVQRHGGIVSKGGTITAAWMLKYEKENPYFQHFDYLCEIARKYDVTFSLGDALRPGSILDAHDELQVAEMINVARLAKRAHAKDVQVMIEGPGHVPLNEVAANVRLAKSLIGDIPYYVLGPLVTDIAAGYDHIASAIGAAVSAAEGVDLLCYLTPAEHLGLPTAEEVKEGLIAYRIAAHAGDLVKIRERAIKWDAAITEARRTLNWEKQIALSINPEEAERIHYRGGQHEGNNVPCTMCGSACVYIMLPQQRKPRADEEESAPAAAAASTPSSMQ
- a CDS encoding succinate--CoA ligase subunit beta, producing MRLLEYQGKELFDQYGIRIPRSHLANSLSEAKEGAKKLGYPFVLKSQLTVGGRGKAGAILKCRTEAELEPKFSELVHKEVKGELPRGILLEEMADIKKELYLSLFLNRSKRCYSLIASAEGGVEIESTGNKVVVDVPIEGISPQVAEDTAGRLGLAGNAAVAFVDLATKLSKMAGEKEAELAEINPVAILGDGSMLALDAKVIIDDNAMFRHPELKKYEHVSELEKQAEENGFSLVELDGNVAIIGNGAGLVMSTLDLVSDAGGKAGTFLDFGGRATTETIYEALTVISKIKRVQAILVNLFGGIVRTDLVAQAILDAYKNNIIAVPVFARISGAESEKARQMLNGSKAKLYPTVEEAIQAAVAAVGKGN